The following coding sequences are from one Desulfosporosinus orientis DSM 765 window:
- a CDS encoding phage tail terminator family protein — MVTVSSVREDVKNALNQHFPDINVYGEEQDQGLEKPYFYVKLFSSAQKQLLGQRYQRKHTFEIQYFPAAQESLDEIAEGLYEKMELISVEDSLVRGSGMRHELAEGVLHWFVDYNFQVLRSVDPDPLMQTMQQEGFLDG; from the coding sequence CAGTGTCCGGGAGGACGTTAAAAACGCTCTCAATCAGCACTTCCCGGACATCAATGTCTATGGTGAAGAGCAGGATCAAGGCTTGGAAAAGCCTTATTTTTATGTGAAGCTGTTTTCGTCAGCTCAGAAACAGCTGCTGGGTCAGCGCTACCAGCGCAAGCATACCTTTGAGATTCAGTATTTTCCCGCAGCCCAGGAAAGCTTGGATGAGATCGCCGAGGGATTGTACGAGAAAATGGAGCTGATCAGTGTGGAAGATAGCCTGGTCAGAGGGAGCGGAATGCGTCATGAACTTGCGGAGGGAGTGCTTCACTGGTTTGTAGACTACAATTTTCAGGTTCTGCGCAGTGTTGACCCCGATCCGCTCATGCAGACTATGCAACAGGAGGGATTTCTGGATGGTTAA
- a CDS encoding phage tail sheath family protein — protein MAAGTWTTQNKVRPGVYVNFKSEPRVAGTLGERGIVSLPLLLSWGEPKKIITLEAGEDSFAKLGYLIGDDRLLLVREALKRAKTLLLYRLNTGTKAAATVGNLTATAKWGGVRGNDLSLLIQGNVDDESKFDVATLVEGSEADKQTVSDIAGLADNQWVEFSGTGTLAETAGVPLTGGGDGTVTNQEYADYLSAVELFDFNTLALTAGDEDLKATFTAFCRRLRDSEGKKIQVVLENYPQADYEGVISVKNGVILSDGTILTAAQATAWVAAATAGAQVDESLTYLAYDGAVDASPRYTNAQIIEALQGGEFVFTAKDSQAMVEQDINTLSTFTPDKGKQFSKNRVIRVLDGINNDFVRIFSEFYLGKVSNNALGRNLLKAECVKYMETLQGINAIQNFDGQTDLNVQAGNESDSVYIEAYAQPVDSIEKIYVKVQVR, from the coding sequence ATGGCAGCAGGTACATGGACAACACAAAATAAGGTGCGGCCGGGGGTTTACGTCAACTTCAAATCAGAGCCGAGAGTTGCGGGTACCCTGGGCGAACGGGGGATTGTTTCTTTGCCCCTTTTACTTTCCTGGGGGGAACCCAAGAAAATCATTACCTTGGAAGCAGGGGAAGACAGCTTTGCCAAGCTGGGCTACTTAATAGGGGACGACAGGCTGCTCTTAGTAAGAGAGGCTTTAAAACGGGCGAAAACCCTGCTCTTATACAGACTTAACACAGGTACAAAAGCCGCGGCAACAGTGGGAAATCTGACGGCAACTGCCAAATGGGGCGGCGTCAGAGGCAATGACTTGTCCTTGCTTATTCAGGGAAATGTTGATGATGAAAGCAAATTTGATGTGGCAACCTTAGTTGAAGGATCCGAAGCTGACAAGCAAACCGTTAGTGATATTGCAGGTCTGGCTGATAACCAGTGGGTGGAGTTTTCCGGAACGGGAACTCTGGCCGAAACGGCGGGTGTACCTCTCACGGGCGGAGGGGACGGCACTGTTACCAATCAGGAGTATGCTGATTATTTATCAGCGGTGGAGCTTTTTGATTTTAACACCCTGGCCTTGACGGCAGGGGATGAGGACCTTAAAGCTACTTTTACAGCTTTTTGCCGGCGTCTCAGGGATAGTGAGGGCAAGAAAATTCAGGTTGTCCTTGAGAATTATCCCCAAGCGGATTACGAAGGAGTGATCAGTGTCAAAAATGGGGTTATTCTCTCGGACGGCACGATTCTGACTGCCGCTCAGGCAACGGCCTGGGTAGCTGCCGCCACGGCCGGCGCCCAAGTGGATGAATCCCTGACCTACCTGGCTTACGATGGGGCGGTGGATGCATCTCCCAGGTATACTAATGCTCAAATCATCGAGGCTTTGCAAGGCGGGGAGTTTGTCTTTACAGCCAAGGACAGCCAAGCCATGGTTGAGCAGGACATCAATACCCTCAGCACCTTTACTCCGGATAAAGGGAAACAGTTCTCTAAGAACCGGGTTATCCGGGTGCTGGACGGGATTAACAATGATTTTGTCCGGATCTTCAGCGAATTTTACCTGGGCAAGGTCTCCAATAATGCCTTAGGGCGCAACCTGCTGAAGGCCGAATGTGTCAAGTACATGGAAACCCTCCAGGGGATAAATGCTATCCAAAACTTCGATGGGCAGACGGATTTAAACGTTCAGGCGGGGAATGAATCAGACAGTGTCTATATTGAAGCTTACGCCCAGCCGGTGGATTCCATCGAAAAAATCTATGTGAAAGTGCAGGTGAGATAA
- a CDS encoding phage tail tube protein translates to MAFLKAEDVVSGKQGRAFVTINGRVEELFYAKTVEATIEKTKADVPILGRTNVGKKATGWAGSGTLTIYYFTSMFRALMLEYIKTGKDFYFDLQIVNEDPASSLGKQTAVLKNCNLDSVIAASFDAGSDDPLEEEMPFTFDDFDLLDEFAAPSAR, encoded by the coding sequence ATGGCATTTCTTAAAGCAGAAGATGTAGTATCAGGAAAACAGGGCAGGGCTTTTGTCACCATTAACGGCCGGGTGGAAGAACTGTTTTATGCAAAGACGGTGGAGGCTACAATTGAAAAAACCAAAGCTGATGTGCCTATTCTGGGCAGAACCAATGTCGGAAAAAAAGCCACGGGCTGGGCAGGGTCGGGAACCCTGACCATCTATTATTTTACCAGCATGTTCAGAGCTCTGATGCTGGAGTATATCAAGACGGGCAAGGATTTCTACTTTGACCTCCAAATCGTCAACGAAGATCCGGCTTCTTCCTTGGGCAAGCAAACGGCGGTGCTTAAGAACTGCAACTTGGACAGTGTCATAGCGGCTTCCTTTGATGCCGGTTCGGATGATCCTTTAGAGGAAGAGATGCCCTTTACCTTTGACGATTTTGATCTTTTGGATGAATTTGCCGCTCCCAGTGCCCGGTAA
- a CDS encoding phage tail assembly chaperone — MKDLQAFFANNARSDLNKEIVVSERFKGQDGKPMAWKIHSITEAENEEYRKGATRRIKGKNGTQQTEIDQNIYLAKIIVASVSFPDLKNAELQRSYGVMGAEELLRKMLFPGEYAALVQQVQEINGFDQGMEDLMDEVKN; from the coding sequence ATGAAAGATTTACAAGCCTTTTTTGCCAACAATGCAAGGTCCGACCTGAACAAAGAGATTGTGGTGTCGGAACGTTTTAAGGGTCAGGACGGCAAGCCTATGGCCTGGAAGATTCACAGCATTACCGAGGCGGAGAATGAGGAGTACCGCAAAGGGGCTACTCGCCGTATCAAAGGGAAAAATGGTACCCAGCAAACGGAGATTGATCAGAACATTTATTTAGCCAAGATTATTGTGGCCAGTGTCAGTTTTCCTGATCTGAAAAACGCCGAGCTGCAAAGGTCTTATGGTGTGATGGGTGCTGAGGAGTTGCTGCGCAAAATGCTGTTTCCCGGGGAGTATGCGGCCCTGGTCCAGCAGGTGCAGGAGATCAACGGCTTTGATCAAGGGATGGAAGACTTAATGGATGAGGTAAAAAACTGA
- a CDS encoding XkdQ/YqbQ family protein: MLKILIDNKDGNVWDISQLVADVTWKTSRIGKAGSLDFTLIKNLPGEAEHFKYNNGDIVWVKRAADGAEVFYGYIFTIDEGKDEGIKITCYDQIRYLMAKDTYTFANVRASEVVKKIAADFKLQLGRMDDTGYRIPVMSEDNQTLMDIICKALDLTLIHSGQNYVFFDDFGKLSLRNINDLLVDFYLGDGRLMTDYALKRSIDSDTYNKIKLFRNNKDTGGRDVYLAQDSLNMAKWGVLQLSQSVGENYNEAQINEMLTTLATLKNRETKTLKIEAIGELQVRAGCYVRIWISEYGINQPFLVNECVHSFEGTNHTMSLEVKVI, encoded by the coding sequence ATGCTGAAAATTTTAATCGATAATAAGGACGGCAACGTGTGGGATATATCTCAGCTTGTGGCGGACGTTACCTGGAAAACCAGCCGGATCGGCAAAGCCGGCAGCCTGGACTTTACCTTAATTAAAAACCTGCCCGGAGAAGCGGAGCATTTTAAGTACAATAACGGAGATATTGTATGGGTTAAACGGGCAGCGGATGGAGCCGAAGTCTTTTACGGTTATATTTTTACCATTGATGAGGGCAAGGATGAGGGAATCAAAATAACCTGCTATGACCAGATACGCTATCTGATGGCAAAGGATACCTATACCTTTGCCAATGTCAGAGCCTCCGAGGTGGTTAAAAAAATCGCGGCGGATTTCAAACTCCAGCTGGGCCGGATGGATGATACAGGTTACCGCATTCCCGTCATGAGTGAGGACAATCAAACCTTGATGGATATTATCTGCAAAGCCTTGGATCTGACCTTGATCCATTCCGGACAGAATTATGTGTTTTTTGACGACTTTGGGAAGCTTTCCCTGCGCAATATTAATGATCTTTTAGTGGATTTTTACCTTGGCGACGGCAGACTTATGACAGATTATGCTCTGAAGCGGTCCATCGACTCCGATACCTATAATAAAATCAAGCTTTTCAGAAACAACAAGGATACGGGCGGCCGGGATGTCTATCTTGCTCAGGACAGCCTTAATATGGCGAAATGGGGAGTTCTTCAGCTAAGTCAGAGCGTCGGTGAAAATTACAATGAAGCGCAAATCAATGAAATGCTGACCACACTGGCGACCTTGAAGAACAGGGAAACCAAAACCCTGAAGATCGAGGCCATTGGCGAGCTTCAGGTAAGAGCAGGCTGCTATGTGCGGATTTGGATTTCGGAATACGGAATCAATCAGCCCTTTCTTGTCAACGAGTGTGTGCACAGTTTTGAAGGAACAAATCATACCATGTCTTTAGAAGTGAAGGTGATATAA
- a CDS encoding LysM peptidoglycan-binding domain-containing protein, whose protein sequence is MAYGIELSINNKEVRFELPVMPEALEISESGNCKTYDVVALGEINVIKNPKLTEYGFSSFFPCQRYPFITVQTLLKPIEYVTLLNNWRESRLPIRFIFTSDSLEINKLVSIESFNWKETAGGAGDIDYDIKLKRYVTYAAQLDSLSTIAGPVAAAAVPARPNETQQPKTYTLVSGDTLWAVAKRFLGDGARWPEIQKLNGITEAEIRRLQIGRVLKLS, encoded by the coding sequence ATGGCTTACGGAATAGAGTTGAGTATTAATAACAAGGAAGTACGCTTTGAGCTGCCGGTCATGCCGGAAGCCCTGGAAATCAGCGAATCAGGAAACTGCAAAACTTATGATGTGGTAGCCTTGGGAGAGATTAATGTGATTAAAAATCCTAAGCTGACTGAGTATGGATTTAGCAGTTTTTTTCCTTGTCAGCGCTATCCTTTTATCACCGTGCAAACACTTCTCAAGCCTATCGAATATGTTACACTGCTTAACAATTGGAGGGAGTCCAGGCTTCCTATCCGTTTTATTTTTACTTCCGACAGCTTAGAGATTAATAAGTTGGTGAGTATCGAAAGCTTCAACTGGAAAGAAACTGCCGGTGGAGCAGGAGACATAGACTACGATATTAAGCTGAAAAGGTATGTAACTTATGCTGCTCAGCTGGACTCGTTGTCTACAATTGCCGGACCGGTGGCGGCAGCTGCGGTTCCGGCGCGCCCCAATGAGACTCAGCAGCCTAAGACCTATACTCTCGTCAGTGGTGATACCCTTTGGGCCGTCGCCAAACGATTCCTTGGCGATGGAGCCCGCTGGCCGGAGATTCAAAAGCTGAATGGCATTACAGAGGCGGAAATCAGGCGGCTGCAGATCGGCAGAGTTCTGAAGCTGTCTTAA